From bacterium, the proteins below share one genomic window:
- a CDS encoding divergent polysaccharide deacetylase family protein, whose translation MIRLSAWLLSFLLLILPLAGPPLHGAAGRILLILDDMGHPIGAERLAACQALPPEVAFSIIPGTPLAAHLADRCTRLGRDYLAHLPWEPLNPHLPAERLLLPVKAGPDQMEALVSRARRELPDMVAANNHQGSRASLDRRFLETFARTWQPLGLPFIDSRTIAGSRVPDVLGAAGIPVHVNRIFLDHVDSDEAIAAELKTLESLARREGTVIAIAHPRPRTLRLLARWLDGLPPDLALAPARLVLSAPRPGDWLAQRAPEAAAPQKTTGWPSTAFPAAMED comes from the coding sequence GTGATCCGCCTGTCCGCTTGGCTGCTCTCTTTCCTGCTCCTCATCCTGCCCCTGGCGGGACCGCCCCTCCATGGAGCGGCCGGCCGCATCCTGCTCATCCTGGACGACATGGGACACCCCATCGGCGCGGAGCGCCTGGCCGCCTGCCAAGCCCTGCCGCCGGAGGTGGCCTTCTCCATCATCCCCGGCACGCCGCTGGCCGCGCACCTGGCGGATCGCTGCACCAGGCTGGGCCGCGACTACCTGGCCCATCTGCCCTGGGAGCCGCTCAACCCGCACCTGCCCGCCGAGCGCCTGCTGCTGCCGGTGAAAGCCGGCCCCGACCAGATGGAGGCCCTGGTGTCCCGCGCCCGGCGCGAACTGCCGGACATGGTGGCCGCCAACAACCACCAGGGGTCGCGCGCCAGCCTGGACCGACGGTTCCTGGAAACCTTCGCCCGGACCTGGCAGCCCTTGGGCTTGCCTTTCATCGACAGCCGCACCATCGCCGGCTCGCGGGTGCCGGACGTGCTGGGCGCCGCCGGCATCCCCGTCCACGTCAACCGCATTTTTCTGGACCATGTGGACAGCGACGAGGCCATTGCCGCCGAGCTGAAAACCTTGGAGTCCCTGGCCCGCCGCGAGGGGACTGTCATCGCCATCGCCCACCCTCGGCCGCGCACCCTGCGGCTGCTGGCGCGTTGGCTGGACGGCCTGCCCCCCGACCTGGCGCTGGCGCCGGCCCGCCTGGTCCTGTCGGCGCCACGGCCGGGCGACTGGCTGGCGCAGCGCGCGCCGGAGGCCGCGGCGCCGCAAAAGACGACGGGCTGGCCGAGCACGGCCTTCCCCGCCGCCATGGAGGATTGA